A genome region from Triticum aestivum cultivar Chinese Spring chromosome 2B, IWGSC CS RefSeq v2.1, whole genome shotgun sequence includes the following:
- the LOC123045004 gene encoding 187-kDa microtubule-associated protein AIR9 isoform X2 — protein sequence MEAPPEAPKPADAKPVKPRPSAPTARIASSSVKKRADVTSAQLNVSRSSLMKPTSTVTAGSVQRRSSTGTAGKQQENGSSVVAKKVSPSLSDAAKRSKPVSVPTVSSRPSLEKRTSLVSERTKVDSVKKPSVKASPTSTLNKVPSLTESSNGSSTTASSRRMASNASLHSPRSSSVTSSVTKKLGSRTSSGDKGSSVLSRRKSSTADSRDSRFMMLPQVDLKASDEVRLDSRGHRVRSLKQLRLTPKLEFVYLRDNLLSSLEGIEILNGVKVLDLSFNDFKLPGFEPLENCKVLQQLYLAGNQITSLASLPEFPNLEFLSVAQNRLKSLCMASQPRLQVLAASRNRISTLRGFPHLPSLESLRVEENPLLEMPHLEAALILLVGPTLKKFNDRDLNPTEAEVVKQYPAHTAICIRDGWEFCSPELAADSTFSFLLEQWKNKLPSDYIVKTAYVDHPFEEDPCHCHFSFTNLSSEGKLVLKYQWFLGGKTPTGFVPIPEELSEVYWPKREDIGRCLKVECTPVLNDAEFAPIFAVSLPVFPGTGYPKVINLTVNGELVEGNVLKGVPQIAWCGGTPGKGVASWLRRTWNGNAVIDGAEGMEYQLTIDDIDSSLVFMYTPVTEEGVKGEPQCTMTDFVKAGTPSVSNVHVVGDTVEDNTIKGNGKYFGGKEGLSKFQWFREKENGGFLLVLSNSTQYTLTKEDVGWCLKFVYTPINLEGQEGEVAFAITEAVRKAPPKVFDLKIIGEAREGSKVSVTATVTGGTEASSRVQWFKASSSEFVNDHELEALCTSKVSKTFRIPLGAVGCYIVAKFTPVGPDGEMGAPAYAILGDVVETLPPSLNFLTVTGEFSEDQMLTASYGYVGGYEGNSLYSWYLHETEDDEGSPLSEASGLLQYHIKKEDVGKFVSFKCIPIRNDGIVGEPGVFMGNDRVTPGNPKLLSLELNGEAIEGTTVVANRRYWGGEEGDPVFRWVLTSSDGTRNEIDGATSSSYSLKCDDIGFYVSVSCEPVRIDGVHGSLVSTEAIGPIIPGPPACRSLDLAGSMLEGGRLTSHAEYTGGIKGNCIQQWFRLHDDGSKDELIADECLDLVLADVDCRIEVIFTPVREDGVQGSPKSVSSDIILPGEPKGVSLVIPECIEDNEISPIKAYFGGKEGTGKYTWFRTTEKLDNLEPELVASCSEVVGETLLYKPSLVDVGFYLILCWVPTRCDGKTGDPLMAITDNPVMAAFPSVLDVNLKKTSSDLYSGVGIYYGGYEGSSLHKWYRESSDGTRICIDGATSSTYEVADADYSCHLLFGYTPVCSDGVIGEEKFSEPSDIIFPEQLKIETLSFKGNQVERETLAVVQQIPRNETQEHIWGNYKKEIKYQWFASNGSGVDLSFEPLATECSRSYTVRFEDIGRCLKCECIVIDVFGRSSESVSAVTSPILPGIPKIEKLEIEGRGFHTNLYAVRGTYSGGKEGKSKIQWLRSMVGSPDLISIPGETGRMYEANVDDVGYRLVAIYTPVREDGVEGRPVSASTEPIAVEPEIYKEVKQKLDDGSVKFEVLCDKDRTPKKAQVMGHLERRILEVNRKRIKVVKPGSKTSFATTEARGAYTPPFHVELYRNDQHHFKIVVDGDNEVDLMVQTRHMRDLVILVIRGLAQKFNSTSLNSLLRIEA from the exons ATGGAAGCTCCACCGGAGGCACCAAAGCCGGCAGATGCTAAACCGGTGAAACCTCGACCATCTGCACCCACTGCCAGGATTGCGTCTTCGTCGGTCAAGAAGCGGGCTGATGTTACCTCGGCACAGTTGAATGTGTCCCGGTCTTCGTTGATGAAGCCTACCTCTACCGTGACCGCTGGTTCGGTGCAGAGAAGAAGCAGCACCGGAACTGCCGGGAAGCAACAGGAGAATGGGAGCTCAGTTGTTGCTAAGAAGGTTAGTCCTTCGCTGTCGGATGCGGCCAAGAGGAGTAAACCGGTGTCAGTCCCCACTGTTAGTTCCAGACCTTCACTGGAGAAGAGAACATCTTTGGTGTCTGAGAGGACCAAGGTAGATTCGGTGAAGAAGCCTTCTGTTAAGGCATCGCCAACTTCAACACTGAACAAGGTCCCATCCTTGACAGAGAGCTCCAATGGCAGCAGCACGACTGCCAGTTCCAGGAGAATGGCATCAAATGCTTCTCTGCACTCACCACGGTCCTCTTCAGTGACAAGCAGTGTCACAAAGAAATTGGGTTCTCGGACGTCATCGGGGGACAAGGGTTCTTCTGTGTTGAGCCGGAGGAAGAGTTCGACTGCTGATAGTCGTGACTCACggtttatgatgctgccacaggtgGATCTGAAGGCTAGCGATGAAGTG AGACTGGATTCAAGAGGTCACAGGGTTCGTAGTCTGAAACAGTTGAGATTAACACCTAAACTTGAG tttgTGTATCTACGGGACAATCTGTTATCAAGTTTGGAGGGCATTGAGATACTCAACGGCGTAAAG GTTCTTGATTTGAGCTTTAATGACTTTAAGCTCCCTGGGTTTGAGCCTCTTGAGAATTGCAAAGTCCTCCAG CAACTTTATCTTGCTGGAAATCAAATAACTTCACTTGCCAGCCTTCCCGAATTTCCTAACTTGGAG TTCCTTTCTGTCGCTCAAAATAGGTTGAAGTCACTCTGTATGGCCAGCCAGCCTCGACTTCAA GTGTTAGCAGCCAGCAGAAATAGAATATCAACTTTGAGGGGATTTCCACATTTACCTTCTCTGGAG AGTTTACGTGTGGAGGAGAATCCACTTCTTGAGATGCCTCACTTGGAAGCTGCTTTGATTTTGCTTGTAGGCCCTACTTTGAAAAAATTCAACGACCGAG ATCTGAATCCCACCGAGGCTGAGGTTGTGAAGCAATACCCTGCTCATACAGCTATTTGCATTCGTGATGGTTGGGAATTTTGCTCCCCTGAACTTGCTGCTG ATTCAACATTCTCCTTCCTGCTTGAGCAATGGAAGAATAAATTGCCCTCGGACTACATAGTGAAGACAGCTTATGTTGACCATCCATTTGAAGAAGACCCCTGTCATTGCCATTTTAGCTTCACAAATCTTAGTAGTGAAGGTAAACTAGTCCTCAAATACCAATGGTTTCTAGGTGGCAAGACACCGACAGGTTTTGTGCCTATTCCTGAAGAATTAAGCGAG GTGTACTGGCCGAAGAGGGAGGATATTGGAAGATGTTTGAAAGTTGAATGCACTCCAGTACTGAATGATGCTGAATTCGCGCCCATCTTTGCTGTATCTTTACCTGTTTTTCCAG GGACTGGATATCCAAAGGTTATCAATCTAACAGTAAATGGTGAACTAGTAGAAGGAAATGTACTCAAGGGTGTTCCTCAGATTGCTTGGTGTGGTGGGACACCAGGGAAAGGTGTTGCAAG TTGGTTGAGGCGAACATGGAACGGCAATGCTGTAATAGATGGAGCCGAAGGGATGGAATATCAGCTAACTATAGATGATATTGATTCAAGTTTGGTATTTATGTACACGCCTGTTACGGAAGAAGGCGTTAAGGGGGAGCCACAATGCACAATGACAGATTTTGTAAAGGCTG GCACACCATCAGTTAGCAATGTACACGTTGTTGGAGATactgttgaagacaacacaatcaAAGGAAACGGAAAATACTTTGGTGGCAAAGAGGGACTTAGCAAATTCCAATGGTTCAGAGAGAAGGAAAATGG TGGATTTCTTCTAGTGCTGTCGAATAGCACACAATACACACTAACCAAGGAGGATGTGGGCTGGTGCCTCAAATTTGTATATACTCCTATCAATCTTGAAG GTCAGGAGGGTGAAGTTGCTTTCGCCATAACAGAGGCAGTAAGGAAAG CTCCTCCGAAAGTCTTCGATTTGAAGATTATTGGTGAAGCAAGAGAAGGAAGCAAGGTATCTGTTACTGCTACCGTCACAGGTGGAACTGAAGCATCCAGCAGGGTTCAGTGGTTCAAAGCATCTTCATCTGAATTTGTGAATGACCATGAGCTTGAAGCCCTTTGTACATCTAAAGTCTCCAAG ACATTCCGCATTCCTCTTGGTGCTGTTGGATGTTATATTGTTGCAAAGTTTACTCCTGTGGGACCTGATGGCGAAATGGGTGCACCAGCCTATGCTATATTAGGTGATGTTGTGGAAA CATTGCCGCCCAGTCTGAACTTTTTGACAGTCACTGGTGAATTCTCAGAGGATCAAATGTTGACTGCATCATATGGGTATGTTGGGGGGTATGAAGGAAATAGTCTATACAGCTGGTATCTTCATGAG ACTGAGGATGATGAAGGCAGCCCACTTTCAGAAGCGTCTGGTTTGCTACAATATCACATTAAAAAGGAAGATGTTGGGAAGTTTGTCTCTTTCAAATGCATACCTATCAGGAATGACGGTATTGTTGGTGAGCCAGGAGTTTTCATGGGAAATGATAGAGTTACACCAG GAAATCCGAAGCTACTTTCTCTTGAACTAAATGGTGAGGCCATTGAAGGGACAACTGTGGTTGCCAATAGAAGatactggggaggagaagaagggGACCCGGTATTCCGTTGGGTACTG ACAAGTTCTGATGGAACCCGGAATGAAATTGATGGCGCAACAAGTTCATCATACAGCTTGAAATGTGATGATATTGGCTTCTACGTGTCTGTCTCATGCGAGCCTGTTAGAATTGACGGAGTTCATGGTTCTTTGGTGTCGACAGAAGCAATCGGTCCTATTATTCCTG GACCACCGGCATGTCGATCACTTGACCTAGCTGGCTCTATGCTTGAAGGTGGCCGGTTGACCTCTCATGCTGAGTATACCGGAGG TATTAAGGGAAACTGCATCCAGCAATGGTTCAGATTACATGATGATGGTAGCAAGGACGAGTTGATTGCCGATG AATGTCTAGATCTTGTTCTAGCTGACGTTGATTGCCGAATAGAGGTTATATTTACACCTGTACGAGAAGATGGAGTGCAAGGATCACCTAAGAgcgtttcttcggatattatcttaCCTG GGGAGCCCAAGGGTGTCAGTCTTGTTATACCAGAGTGCATTGAGGACAACGAAATTTCTCCTATAAAAGCCTATTTTGGtggcaaggaaggcactggaaaaTATACTTGGTTCCGAACTACAGAGAAGCTTGATAACTTGGAACCTGAGCTAGTGGCATCATGTTCAGAAGTTGTCGGAGAAACCTT ATTGTACAAACCTTCATTGGTTGATGTTGGCTTCTACTTGATCCTTTGCTGGGTTCCTACACGATGTGATGGAAAGACTGGCGACCCACTGATGGCTATCACTGATAACCCTGTCATGGCAG CTTTtccatctgttttggatgttaactTGAAGAAGACAAGTTCAGACTTATACAGTGGAGTAGGCATTTATTATGGTGGATATGAGGGATCAAGCTTGCATAAGTGGTACCGGGAATCTAGTGATGGGACCAGGATTTGTATAGATGGCGCTACTTCAAGTACATATGAAGTGGCAGATGCAGATTACAGCTGCCATCTGTTGTTTGG GTATACCCCTGTTTGTTCAGATGGGGTCATTGGCGAAGAAAAGTTCTCTGAACCATCTGATATAATCTTTCCAG AGCAACTCAAAATCGAGACCCTTTCATTCAAAGGAAATCAAGTTGAGAGAGAAACACTTGCTGTAGTTCAGCAAATTCCAAGAAATGAGACTCAAGAGCATATATGGGGTAACTACAAGAAAGAAATAAAATACCAATG GTTCGCCTCAAATGGATCAGGAGTGGACCTGTCTTTTGAACCTTTGGCTACCGAGTGTTCTCGTTCATACACAGTACGCTTTGAGGATATAGGCCGATGCCTTAAATGTGAATGCATTGTTATTGATGTATTTGGACGATCCAGTGAATCGGTATCAGCTGTGACCTCCCCTATTTTGCCAG GAATACCAAAAATTGAAAAACTGGAAATTGAAGGAAGAGGTTTCCACACCAACTTATATGCTGTTCGGGGTACCTATAGTGGTGGCAAAGAAGGCAAGAGCAAGATTCAATGGCTTAGGTCAATGGTTGGAAGCCCTGATCTTATCTCCATACCTG GTGAAACTGGAAGGATGTATGAAGCAAATGTTGATGATGTAGGGTATAGACTTGTTGCAATTTACACACCTGTGAGAGAGGATGGGGTTGAGGGACGACCTGTTTCTGCTTCAACAGAGCCGATTGCTGTTG AGCCTGAAATTTACAAGGAAGTAAAACAGAAGCTTGACGACGGTTCTGTCAAGTTTGAG
- the LOC123045004 gene encoding 187-kDa microtubule-associated protein AIR9 isoform X1, which translates to MEAPPEAPKPADAKPVKPRPSAPTARIASSSVKKRADVTSAQLNVSRSSLMKPTSTVTAGSVQRRSSTGTAGKQQENGSSVVAKKVSPSLSDAAKRSKPVSVPTVSSRPSLEKRTSLVSERTKVDSVKKPSVKASPTSTLNKVPSLTESSNGSSTTASSRRMASNASLHSPRSSSVTSSVTKKLGSRTSSGDKGSSVLSRRKSSTADSRDSRFMMLPQVDLKASDEVRLDSRGHRVRSLKQLRLTPKLEFVYLRDNLLSSLEGIEILNGVKVLDLSFNDFKLPGFEPLENCKVLQQLYLAGNQITSLASLPEFPNLEFLSVAQNRLKSLCMASQPRLQVLAASRNRISTLRGFPHLPSLESLRVEENPLLEMPHLEAALILLVGPTLKKFNDRDLNPTEAEVVKQYPAHTAICIRDGWEFCSPELAADSTFSFLLEQWKNKLPSDYIVKTAYVDHPFEEDPCHCHFSFTNLSSEGKLVLKYQWFLGGKTPTGFVPIPEELSEVYWPKREDIGRCLKVECTPVLNDAEFAPIFAVSLPVFPGTGYPKVINLTVNGELVEGNVLKGVPQIAWCGGTPGKGVASWLRRTWNGNAVIDGAEGMEYQLTIDDIDSSLVFMYTPVTEEGVKGEPQCTMTDFVKAGTPSVSNVHVVGDTVEDNTIKGNGKYFGGKEGLSKFQWFREKENGGFLLVLSNSTQYTLTKEDVGWCLKFVYTPINLEGQEGEVAFAITEAVRKAPPKVFDLKIIGEAREGSKVSVTATVTGGTEASSRVQWFKASSSEFVNDHELEALCTSKVSKTFRIPLGAVGCYIVAKFTPVGPDGEMGAPAYAILGDVVETLPPSLNFLTVTGEFSEDQMLTASYGYVGGYEGNSLYSWYLHETEDDEGSPLSEASGLLQYHIKKEDVGKFVSFKCIPIRNDGIVGEPGVFMGNDRVTPGNPKLLSLELNGEAIEGTTVVANRRYWGGEEGDPVFRWVLTSSDGTRNEIDGATSSSYSLKCDDIGFYVSVSCEPVRIDGVHGSLVSTEAIGPIIPGPPACRSLDLAGSMLEGGRLTSHAEYTGGIKGNCIQQWFRLHDDGSKDELIADECLDLVLADVDCRIEVIFTPVREDGVQGSPKSVSSDIILPGEPKGVSLVIPECIEDNEISPIKAYFGGKEGTGKYTWFRTTEKLDNLEPELVASCSEVVGETLLYKPSLVDVGFYLILCWVPTRCDGKTGDPLMAITDNPVMAGCHLICSYLTLLCIKYLLPADPYSCMKFAAFPSVLDVNLKKTSSDLYSGVGIYYGGYEGSSLHKWYRESSDGTRICIDGATSSTYEVADADYSCHLLFGYTPVCSDGVIGEEKFSEPSDIIFPEQLKIETLSFKGNQVERETLAVVQQIPRNETQEHIWGNYKKEIKYQWFASNGSGVDLSFEPLATECSRSYTVRFEDIGRCLKCECIVIDVFGRSSESVSAVTSPILPGIPKIEKLEIEGRGFHTNLYAVRGTYSGGKEGKSKIQWLRSMVGSPDLISIPGETGRMYEANVDDVGYRLVAIYTPVREDGVEGRPVSASTEPIAVEPEIYKEVKQKLDDGSVKFEVLCDKDRTPKKAQVMGHLERRILEVNRKRIKVVKPGSKTSFATTEARGAYTPPFHVELYRNDQHHFKIVVDGDNEVDLMVQTRHMRDLVILVIRGLAQKFNSTSLNSLLRIEA; encoded by the exons ATGGAAGCTCCACCGGAGGCACCAAAGCCGGCAGATGCTAAACCGGTGAAACCTCGACCATCTGCACCCACTGCCAGGATTGCGTCTTCGTCGGTCAAGAAGCGGGCTGATGTTACCTCGGCACAGTTGAATGTGTCCCGGTCTTCGTTGATGAAGCCTACCTCTACCGTGACCGCTGGTTCGGTGCAGAGAAGAAGCAGCACCGGAACTGCCGGGAAGCAACAGGAGAATGGGAGCTCAGTTGTTGCTAAGAAGGTTAGTCCTTCGCTGTCGGATGCGGCCAAGAGGAGTAAACCGGTGTCAGTCCCCACTGTTAGTTCCAGACCTTCACTGGAGAAGAGAACATCTTTGGTGTCTGAGAGGACCAAGGTAGATTCGGTGAAGAAGCCTTCTGTTAAGGCATCGCCAACTTCAACACTGAACAAGGTCCCATCCTTGACAGAGAGCTCCAATGGCAGCAGCACGACTGCCAGTTCCAGGAGAATGGCATCAAATGCTTCTCTGCACTCACCACGGTCCTCTTCAGTGACAAGCAGTGTCACAAAGAAATTGGGTTCTCGGACGTCATCGGGGGACAAGGGTTCTTCTGTGTTGAGCCGGAGGAAGAGTTCGACTGCTGATAGTCGTGACTCACggtttatgatgctgccacaggtgGATCTGAAGGCTAGCGATGAAGTG AGACTGGATTCAAGAGGTCACAGGGTTCGTAGTCTGAAACAGTTGAGATTAACACCTAAACTTGAG tttgTGTATCTACGGGACAATCTGTTATCAAGTTTGGAGGGCATTGAGATACTCAACGGCGTAAAG GTTCTTGATTTGAGCTTTAATGACTTTAAGCTCCCTGGGTTTGAGCCTCTTGAGAATTGCAAAGTCCTCCAG CAACTTTATCTTGCTGGAAATCAAATAACTTCACTTGCCAGCCTTCCCGAATTTCCTAACTTGGAG TTCCTTTCTGTCGCTCAAAATAGGTTGAAGTCACTCTGTATGGCCAGCCAGCCTCGACTTCAA GTGTTAGCAGCCAGCAGAAATAGAATATCAACTTTGAGGGGATTTCCACATTTACCTTCTCTGGAG AGTTTACGTGTGGAGGAGAATCCACTTCTTGAGATGCCTCACTTGGAAGCTGCTTTGATTTTGCTTGTAGGCCCTACTTTGAAAAAATTCAACGACCGAG ATCTGAATCCCACCGAGGCTGAGGTTGTGAAGCAATACCCTGCTCATACAGCTATTTGCATTCGTGATGGTTGGGAATTTTGCTCCCCTGAACTTGCTGCTG ATTCAACATTCTCCTTCCTGCTTGAGCAATGGAAGAATAAATTGCCCTCGGACTACATAGTGAAGACAGCTTATGTTGACCATCCATTTGAAGAAGACCCCTGTCATTGCCATTTTAGCTTCACAAATCTTAGTAGTGAAGGTAAACTAGTCCTCAAATACCAATGGTTTCTAGGTGGCAAGACACCGACAGGTTTTGTGCCTATTCCTGAAGAATTAAGCGAG GTGTACTGGCCGAAGAGGGAGGATATTGGAAGATGTTTGAAAGTTGAATGCACTCCAGTACTGAATGATGCTGAATTCGCGCCCATCTTTGCTGTATCTTTACCTGTTTTTCCAG GGACTGGATATCCAAAGGTTATCAATCTAACAGTAAATGGTGAACTAGTAGAAGGAAATGTACTCAAGGGTGTTCCTCAGATTGCTTGGTGTGGTGGGACACCAGGGAAAGGTGTTGCAAG TTGGTTGAGGCGAACATGGAACGGCAATGCTGTAATAGATGGAGCCGAAGGGATGGAATATCAGCTAACTATAGATGATATTGATTCAAGTTTGGTATTTATGTACACGCCTGTTACGGAAGAAGGCGTTAAGGGGGAGCCACAATGCACAATGACAGATTTTGTAAAGGCTG GCACACCATCAGTTAGCAATGTACACGTTGTTGGAGATactgttgaagacaacacaatcaAAGGAAACGGAAAATACTTTGGTGGCAAAGAGGGACTTAGCAAATTCCAATGGTTCAGAGAGAAGGAAAATGG TGGATTTCTTCTAGTGCTGTCGAATAGCACACAATACACACTAACCAAGGAGGATGTGGGCTGGTGCCTCAAATTTGTATATACTCCTATCAATCTTGAAG GTCAGGAGGGTGAAGTTGCTTTCGCCATAACAGAGGCAGTAAGGAAAG CTCCTCCGAAAGTCTTCGATTTGAAGATTATTGGTGAAGCAAGAGAAGGAAGCAAGGTATCTGTTACTGCTACCGTCACAGGTGGAACTGAAGCATCCAGCAGGGTTCAGTGGTTCAAAGCATCTTCATCTGAATTTGTGAATGACCATGAGCTTGAAGCCCTTTGTACATCTAAAGTCTCCAAG ACATTCCGCATTCCTCTTGGTGCTGTTGGATGTTATATTGTTGCAAAGTTTACTCCTGTGGGACCTGATGGCGAAATGGGTGCACCAGCCTATGCTATATTAGGTGATGTTGTGGAAA CATTGCCGCCCAGTCTGAACTTTTTGACAGTCACTGGTGAATTCTCAGAGGATCAAATGTTGACTGCATCATATGGGTATGTTGGGGGGTATGAAGGAAATAGTCTATACAGCTGGTATCTTCATGAG ACTGAGGATGATGAAGGCAGCCCACTTTCAGAAGCGTCTGGTTTGCTACAATATCACATTAAAAAGGAAGATGTTGGGAAGTTTGTCTCTTTCAAATGCATACCTATCAGGAATGACGGTATTGTTGGTGAGCCAGGAGTTTTCATGGGAAATGATAGAGTTACACCAG GAAATCCGAAGCTACTTTCTCTTGAACTAAATGGTGAGGCCATTGAAGGGACAACTGTGGTTGCCAATAGAAGatactggggaggagaagaagggGACCCGGTATTCCGTTGGGTACTG ACAAGTTCTGATGGAACCCGGAATGAAATTGATGGCGCAACAAGTTCATCATACAGCTTGAAATGTGATGATATTGGCTTCTACGTGTCTGTCTCATGCGAGCCTGTTAGAATTGACGGAGTTCATGGTTCTTTGGTGTCGACAGAAGCAATCGGTCCTATTATTCCTG GACCACCGGCATGTCGATCACTTGACCTAGCTGGCTCTATGCTTGAAGGTGGCCGGTTGACCTCTCATGCTGAGTATACCGGAGG TATTAAGGGAAACTGCATCCAGCAATGGTTCAGATTACATGATGATGGTAGCAAGGACGAGTTGATTGCCGATG AATGTCTAGATCTTGTTCTAGCTGACGTTGATTGCCGAATAGAGGTTATATTTACACCTGTACGAGAAGATGGAGTGCAAGGATCACCTAAGAgcgtttcttcggatattatcttaCCTG GGGAGCCCAAGGGTGTCAGTCTTGTTATACCAGAGTGCATTGAGGACAACGAAATTTCTCCTATAAAAGCCTATTTTGGtggcaaggaaggcactggaaaaTATACTTGGTTCCGAACTACAGAGAAGCTTGATAACTTGGAACCTGAGCTAGTGGCATCATGTTCAGAAGTTGTCGGAGAAACCTT ATTGTACAAACCTTCATTGGTTGATGTTGGCTTCTACTTGATCCTTTGCTGGGTTCCTACACGATGTGATGGAAAGACTGGCGACCCACTGATGGCTATCACTGATAACCCTGTCATGGCAGGTTGCCATTTGATCTGTTCCTACTTGACGTTGCTATGTATTAAGTATTTACTTCCTGCAGATCCTTACTCTTGTATGAAATTTGCAGCTTTtccatctgttttggatgttaactTGAAGAAGACAAGTTCAGACTTATACAGTGGAGTAGGCATTTATTATGGTGGATATGAGGGATCAAGCTTGCATAAGTGGTACCGGGAATCTAGTGATGGGACCAGGATTTGTATAGATGGCGCTACTTCAAGTACATATGAAGTGGCAGATGCAGATTACAGCTGCCATCTGTTGTTTGG GTATACCCCTGTTTGTTCAGATGGGGTCATTGGCGAAGAAAAGTTCTCTGAACCATCTGATATAATCTTTCCAG AGCAACTCAAAATCGAGACCCTTTCATTCAAAGGAAATCAAGTTGAGAGAGAAACACTTGCTGTAGTTCAGCAAATTCCAAGAAATGAGACTCAAGAGCATATATGGGGTAACTACAAGAAAGAAATAAAATACCAATG GTTCGCCTCAAATGGATCAGGAGTGGACCTGTCTTTTGAACCTTTGGCTACCGAGTGTTCTCGTTCATACACAGTACGCTTTGAGGATATAGGCCGATGCCTTAAATGTGAATGCATTGTTATTGATGTATTTGGACGATCCAGTGAATCGGTATCAGCTGTGACCTCCCCTATTTTGCCAG GAATACCAAAAATTGAAAAACTGGAAATTGAAGGAAGAGGTTTCCACACCAACTTATATGCTGTTCGGGGTACCTATAGTGGTGGCAAAGAAGGCAAGAGCAAGATTCAATGGCTTAGGTCAATGGTTGGAAGCCCTGATCTTATCTCCATACCTG GTGAAACTGGAAGGATGTATGAAGCAAATGTTGATGATGTAGGGTATAGACTTGTTGCAATTTACACACCTGTGAGAGAGGATGGGGTTGAGGGACGACCTGTTTCTGCTTCAACAGAGCCGATTGCTGTTG AGCCTGAAATTTACAAGGAAGTAAAACAGAAGCTTGACGACGGTTCTGTCAAGTTTGAG